Proteins encoded by one window of Paenibacillus urinalis:
- a CDS encoding class I SAM-dependent methyltransferase: MDMKKGLSIHKHSPNLEEYSDPIMYDMENDEFDGDFALIEKWASLMGGTLIDLACGTGRTAIPLADKGYSVIGVDVHEGMLERAKLKAEEEHTDIRFELQNCEELELDMKSSMIYMVGNAFQHFLTNEAQDKLLRSVAAHLKSGGVFLFNTRFPSAEELLQPAEEEYWRTYVTDDGKQVDVFTTSHYDALTQVQNYIIVRKTKQDDLTIENELRTTIQLRYTYPMEMERLLARHGFRVIELYGDWEENPPVDSKPELIYVCQKEKELDTYGSGLHSAF, from the coding sequence ATGGACATGAAGAAGGGCTTAAGTATTCATAAGCATTCACCGAATTTGGAAGAGTATAGTGATCCAATCATGTATGACATGGAAAATGACGAATTTGATGGTGATTTTGCATTGATTGAGAAATGGGCATCTTTAATGGGAGGCACTCTTATTGATCTGGCCTGTGGCACAGGACGTACGGCTATTCCTCTCGCTGATAAAGGTTATTCCGTTATTGGTGTGGATGTACACGAAGGGATGCTGGAGAGAGCGAAGCTCAAAGCAGAGGAAGAGCACACGGATATCCGGTTTGAACTGCAGAATTGTGAAGAGCTGGAACTGGATATGAAGAGCTCGATGATTTATATGGTGGGCAATGCCTTTCAGCATTTTCTGACGAACGAAGCACAGGATAAGCTGCTGCGGTCTGTAGCTGCTCATTTGAAGTCAGGCGGTGTATTCCTATTCAATACCCGGTTTCCGAGTGCGGAAGAGCTGCTGCAGCCTGCTGAGGAAGAGTACTGGAGAACCTATGTAACGGATGACGGAAAACAAGTGGATGTATTTACGACTAGTCATTACGATGCACTGACTCAAGTACAGAATTATATTATTGTTCGAAAAACGAAACAGGATGATCTAACGATTGAGAACGAGCTTAGAACGACGATCCAGCTGCGATATACGTATCCGATGGAAATGGAGCGGCTGCTCGCCCGACACGGATTTCGAGTGATTGAGCTCTATGGTGACTGGGAAGAGAACCCGCCTGTGGACAGCAAACCGGAACTAATCTATGTATGTCAGAAGGAAAAGGAACTAGATACGTATGGATCTGGTTTACATTCGGCATTCTAA
- a CDS encoding MbtH family protein: MANPFDNENSSFVVLINDEEQYSMWPEMIDVPPGWTIVYGTDNKLACQNYIEVHWTDMRPKSLR; the protein is encoded by the coding sequence ATGGCAAATCCTTTTGACAATGAAAATAGCAGCTTCGTTGTGCTGATCAACGATGAGGAGCAGTACTCCATGTGGCCGGAAATGATCGATGTGCCACCAGGCTGGACGATCGTGTACGGTACAGATAATAAGCTGGCATGCCAGAACTATATCGAAGTGCACTGGACAGATATGCGTCCCAAGAGCCTGCGATAA
- a CDS encoding ArsR/SmtB family transcription factor yields MNIRVSSEHFPFLEAFASETRVKIIEMLNEKPRNIKDMAAELSLSSAMITKHIQKLEEAGIVGTESLSGARGRQKICRLIQDSVTLQFTSPVSTDRSGYSVSIPVGQYTRYQVNPTCGLASESGLIGMMDDPRYFADPDRVMAKHLWFGTGYVEYSIPNYLVGDQAIKSLSMTLEICSEAPGYNEDWPSDITFYINDTELGTWTCPGDYGHAPGVFTPGWWTLGTQHGLLKTVMLRAEGTFLDGIRLSDITAKQLNIRKGDEIRLRIECRQNSEHPGGISLFGSGFGNYNQDIDIHVLYE; encoded by the coding sequence ATGAATATTCGTGTAAGTTCTGAACATTTCCCCTTTCTTGAAGCTTTCGCTTCGGAAACGCGAGTCAAAATTATCGAGATGCTGAATGAAAAGCCTCGAAACATTAAAGATATGGCCGCTGAGCTGTCGCTATCGTCAGCCATGATCACCAAGCATATTCAGAAGCTGGAAGAGGCCGGAATTGTAGGTACCGAAAGCTTGTCCGGAGCACGTGGAAGGCAGAAGATATGCCGGCTTATCCAGGACTCAGTCACCCTGCAATTCACCTCACCGGTAAGCACAGATCGCAGCGGTTACTCGGTCAGTATTCCTGTAGGTCAATATACTCGCTATCAAGTCAACCCAACCTGCGGACTGGCTTCCGAGAGCGGCCTCATCGGCATGATGGACGATCCGCGTTATTTTGCCGATCCTGACCGTGTAATGGCCAAGCATTTATGGTTTGGCACCGGTTATGTTGAATATTCCATCCCCAACTATTTGGTAGGCGATCAAGCGATCAAGAGCCTTAGTATGACTCTTGAGATCTGTTCGGAAGCCCCTGGGTATAATGAAGACTGGCCCTCGGATATTACATTTTATATTAACGATACCGAGCTAGGCACTTGGACATGTCCTGGAGACTACGGTCATGCGCCTGGTGTATTCACCCCTGGATGGTGGACGCTCGGAACACAACACGGGTTGTTAAAAACAGTGATGCTCCGAGCAGAAGGAACCTTCCTGGATGGGATCCGGCTGTCGGATATAACTGCGAAGCAGCTAAATATTAGAAAAGGAGACGAGATCCGTCTTCGGATCGAGTGCAGGCAGAACTCCGAGCACCCTGGAGGAATCAGCTTGTTCGGATCAGGGTTTGGCAACTACAATCAGGATATTGATATTCATGTCTTATATGAATGA
- a CDS encoding glutamine--tRNA ligase/YqeY domain fusion protein yields the protein MKEAEHKKEATSDFLTSLIQQDVEDGVYNRSINTRFPPEPNGYLHIGSAYAIHVNSSIAKHFDGVFNLRFDDTNPLKEDLKYVQAIEEDLRWLGLSPKAYYGSDYSERIYEAAVTLISKGKAYVCDLNPEQLTEHRGTLTEPGKNSPYRERSVEENKNLFEQMRKGEFESGAKVLRAKIDMSSPNITLRDPVLYRIIHAPHYRTGTAWCIYPTYDFAHPIQDAIEGITHSLCSAEFKEHRPLYEWVLEELEIPEPPKQREFGRLNLTGQVTSKRYLRELVEGGFVDGWDDPRLPTLMAYRRRGVSPGSIFRFMTEVGMLRQNSTVESAMLDHFIRQDLKGRAISVMAVLDPLKVVITNYPEGEVEMLPIKNNETNEQLGEREVPFSREVFIEREDFMEHPMKGYFRLSPGQEVRLKGAYYIRCESVIKDMDTGEMIELHCTYDPETKSGTGYNGRKVKSTIHWVSASHAEKAQVRLFDHLLKEDAVIAESDNHWEELVNPHSMAVMNAWIEPMINSAAQDETYQFIRHGYFSVDPKSPESAGIVFNRIVALKDGWKKNRE from the coding sequence ATGAAAGAAGCAGAGCACAAAAAGGAAGCTACAAGTGATTTTTTAACCAGTCTGATTCAGCAAGATGTGGAGGACGGGGTCTATAACAGATCAATCAATACGCGGTTTCCTCCAGAGCCAAATGGGTACCTGCATATTGGAAGCGCATATGCGATTCATGTCAATTCGTCGATTGCGAAGCATTTTGACGGTGTATTTAATCTTCGTTTTGACGATACGAACCCGCTCAAGGAAGATCTGAAATATGTTCAAGCGATAGAGGAGGATCTCCGCTGGCTTGGTCTCTCACCTAAGGCGTATTATGGCTCGGATTATTCTGAGCGAATCTATGAGGCAGCGGTTACTTTGATCAGTAAAGGAAAGGCATATGTATGTGATCTAAATCCAGAACAACTAACAGAACACAGGGGCACACTTACAGAGCCCGGCAAGAATAGTCCGTATCGGGAGCGCTCAGTAGAAGAGAACAAAAATTTGTTTGAGCAAATGAGGAAAGGGGAATTTGAGAGTGGAGCCAAGGTGCTGCGTGCGAAGATAGATATGTCCTCACCCAATATCACACTTAGAGATCCAGTATTATATCGGATCATTCATGCTCCGCATTACCGTACAGGGACGGCATGGTGTATTTACCCAACGTATGATTTTGCCCATCCGATACAAGATGCCATCGAAGGGATTACCCATTCGCTGTGCTCGGCAGAGTTCAAGGAGCATCGCCCGTTGTATGAGTGGGTGCTGGAGGAGCTGGAAATACCGGAGCCTCCAAAGCAAAGAGAATTCGGACGATTGAATCTTACGGGTCAAGTGACGAGCAAACGGTATTTGAGAGAGCTGGTTGAAGGTGGATTCGTTGATGGCTGGGATGATCCAAGGCTTCCAACTCTGATGGCTTATCGCAGAAGAGGTGTGTCTCCGGGGAGTATTTTTCGGTTTATGACCGAGGTGGGCATGCTTCGTCAGAACAGCACTGTAGAATCGGCTATGCTGGATCATTTTATTCGTCAGGATCTGAAGGGCAGAGCGATCAGTGTCATGGCTGTGCTAGATCCCCTGAAAGTGGTCATCACGAATTATCCTGAAGGGGAGGTAGAGATGCTTCCAATCAAAAACAATGAAACGAATGAGCAATTAGGTGAGCGGGAGGTTCCATTTTCACGAGAAGTGTTTATTGAGAGAGAAGATTTTATGGAGCATCCGATGAAAGGATATTTTAGATTATCTCCCGGACAAGAAGTTCGTTTAAAAGGAGCATATTATATTCGATGTGAGTCTGTCATAAAGGATATGGACACCGGGGAAATGATAGAGCTTCATTGTACGTATGACCCAGAGACCAAGAGCGGAACCGGCTATAATGGCAGAAAAGTAAAATCGACCATACACTGGGTATCTGCATCCCATGCGGAGAAGGCACAAGTCCGATTGTTCGACCATTTGCTTAAAGAGGACGCGGTTATTGCTGAATCTGATAATCATTGGGAAGAGCTGGTTAATCCTCACTCGATGGCAGTTATGAATGCATGGATTGAACCGATGATCAATTCGGCAGCTCAAGATGAGACGTATCAATTTATACGGCACGGCTATTTCAGTGTAGATCCCAAATCTCCTGAATCAGCGGGCATCGTTTTTAATCGAATTGTTGCTTTGAAGGATGGTTGGAAGAAAAATCGGGAGTGA
- a CDS encoding DeoR/GlpR family DNA-binding transcription regulator, with protein sequence MLAAERRQYIMDIAQNDKRVLVSELSQKFNVTEETIRRDLEKLEKEGILTRTYGGAIINKHTNEDLPFVTRQRANLEIKQAIARKALNYIHDGETLMMDPSSSSMELMKLLKHRSHLTIITNSAVSMHELASTGHQMISTGGTLRASSLSLTGTVAQDTVRKYHVDKLILSCKALSLNKGIMDSNEPESELKRTMLQQAAKVILLADHTKFDKTAFVQLASFSNIDMLITDQEPAPEWIQLLQDQEIELVY encoded by the coding sequence ATGCTTGCAGCAGAAAGACGACAATACATTATGGACATTGCACAGAATGATAAACGTGTGCTGGTGTCGGAGCTTAGCCAGAAGTTCAATGTAACAGAAGAAACCATTCGGCGTGATCTGGAGAAGCTGGAGAAGGAAGGAATTTTGACCCGTACATATGGCGGAGCCATCATTAACAAACATACGAATGAAGACCTGCCTTTTGTAACTAGGCAGCGGGCCAATCTGGAGATCAAGCAAGCGATAGCCCGAAAGGCATTAAATTATATACACGACGGCGAGACATTAATGATGGACCCCAGCTCCAGTTCTATGGAGCTCATGAAGCTCCTTAAGCACCGAAGCCATTTAACAATTATAACGAATTCCGCCGTCTCCATGCATGAGCTGGCAAGCACAGGACACCAGATGATATCAACCGGGGGTACCCTGCGAGCATCCTCATTGTCTTTGACAGGCACGGTTGCACAGGATACCGTGCGCAAATATCACGTGGACAAGCTTATCTTGAGCTGTAAAGCTCTCTCGTTGAATAAAGGGATCATGGACTCCAATGAGCCGGAAAGTGAACTTAAGCGAACGATGCTTCAGCAGGCAGCTAAGGTGATTTTGCTCGCAGATCACACCAAATTTGATAAGACTGCCTTTGTTCAATTAGCCAGCTTCTCAAATATTGACATGCTCATCACTGACCAAGAGCCTGCCCCAGAATGGATTCAGCTTCTGCAGGATCAAGAGATTGAGCTTGTATATTAA
- a CDS encoding NADH:flavin oxidoreductase/NADH oxidase, which yields MIDMFSEYKLKGLELKNRIVLPPMCQYSVTKKDGVVNDWHHTHYVSRAIGGTGLIIIEMTDVEPDGRISDYDLGLWSDEQVAPLARIVEDAHKYGAKVGIQIAHAGRKAEDAEVPVAPSPIAFDEQSKTPRELSTEEVKGMVEKFRLAVRRAVQAGVDVIELHGAHGYLIHQFHSPLTNRRTDEYGQDLTKFGVEIIRAVKSEMPEDMPLIMRISAKEYVKGGYGIKESLEFSKAYKEAGVDMFHVSSGGEGPIGADGRPGTHTAYQVPLARVIKQGLNVPVIAVGRLDEPGLANSVIGNEDADLVAVGRGMLKNPYWPLTAAESLRKQTDVPRQYAGGFRLG from the coding sequence ATGATCGATATGTTCAGCGAGTATAAACTTAAAGGGCTTGAGCTTAAGAACAGAATTGTCCTGCCTCCGATGTGTCAATATTCAGTTACCAAAAAAGATGGCGTAGTGAATGATTGGCATCACACACACTATGTCAGTCGAGCTATTGGCGGAACCGGACTGATCATCATTGAGATGACCGATGTAGAGCCCGACGGAAGAATTAGTGACTATGACCTCGGTCTGTGGTCAGATGAACAGGTAGCGCCATTGGCTCGTATTGTAGAGGATGCACACAAATACGGAGCAAAGGTAGGTATTCAGATCGCCCATGCGGGTCGTAAAGCAGAGGATGCAGAGGTGCCGGTTGCTCCTTCACCTATTGCTTTTGACGAACAATCCAAGACCCCGCGTGAGCTTTCTACTGAGGAAGTGAAGGGGATGGTGGAGAAATTCAGACTTGCTGTTCGCCGTGCCGTACAGGCAGGTGTGGATGTTATCGAGCTTCACGGTGCACACGGCTACCTGATCCATCAATTCCATTCCCCGCTCACGAACAGAAGAACGGATGAATATGGTCAGGATCTGACTAAATTCGGTGTGGAGATTATCCGTGCGGTGAAGAGTGAAATGCCGGAGGATATGCCGCTCATCATGCGGATCTCCGCTAAAGAATATGTGAAGGGCGGATATGGCATTAAGGAGAGTCTTGAATTCAGCAAGGCCTACAAAGAAGCAGGCGTTGACATGTTCCATGTAAGCTCTGGAGGAGAAGGTCCTATTGGTGCGGATGGACGACCAGGCACTCATACGGCTTATCAGGTGCCGCTTGCCAGAGTAATTAAGCAGGGCTTGAATGTTCCAGTCATTGCTGTTGGTAGACTGGATGAGCCGGGATTAGCCAATTCCGTGATCGGTAATGAGGATGCTGATCTGGTTGCTGTAGGCAGAGGGATGCTTAAGAATCCGTACTGGCCTTTAACTGCTGCCGAATCTCTGCGTAAACAAACAGATGTCCCAAGACAATACGCAGGTGGATTCCGGTTAGGCTAA
- a CDS encoding glycoside hydrolase family 2 protein produces the protein MSECYRNDYPRPQFIRKEWLNLNGEWEFEFDDQVKGDEEKWWERQEKYSKRIQVPFAYQSKLSGIAESDFHDLVWYRRSFQLPEHYKGKHIIMHFGAVDYEASVWINGSLAMTHTGGHTPFSADITSFIQDGKNEVVVRAQDYSTDVTLPRGKQYWLQDSASIFYTRTTGIWQTVWLEPVAPSYIAKVRMTPDIDRKQIEIKAFIERSETKTRQYLKTRIEFKGKLIAEDQCLVTAASETRSIQLHDFNDHGLGGWWTPENPNLYDVTFELLQDGSVVDQVESYFGMRKISIENGQLCLNNRPYFQRLVLDQGYFPDGNLTPPSDAAIKQDVELTKAMGFNGARKHQKLEDPRYLYWCDKLGLLVYSEAANAYEFSEQYVERFTKEWQESIERDYNHPSIIGWVPLNESWGVPNIWANKQQQYHALAMYYLTKSLDPTRPVVSNDGWEMTKTDLFNIHDYEWRKEVLEERYRTIDHVLASRPSNRELAVTGFPYEGQPVLVSEFGGIAYKKSEWEGWGYSGAENDEDYAARLQAVIDPLHRSSVVQGFCYTQLTDVEQEINGLLTYDRVPKLPLETIKAIVLGKA, from the coding sequence ATGTCAGAATGTTATAGAAATGATTATCCAAGACCTCAGTTCATACGTAAGGAATGGCTCAATCTTAATGGAGAGTGGGAGTTTGAATTTGATGATCAGGTGAAGGGTGATGAGGAGAAGTGGTGGGAAAGACAGGAGAAGTACTCCAAGCGGATTCAAGTACCATTTGCTTATCAGAGTAAGCTGAGCGGGATAGCCGAATCTGATTTTCATGATCTAGTATGGTATCGCAGGTCATTTCAGCTGCCTGAGCATTATAAAGGGAAGCACATCATAATGCATTTCGGTGCCGTGGATTACGAGGCCTCTGTTTGGATTAACGGAAGTTTGGCGATGACACACACTGGAGGACATACACCGTTTAGTGCAGATATTACATCTTTTATCCAAGATGGCAAGAACGAAGTGGTCGTTCGAGCACAGGACTACAGTACAGATGTAACGCTTCCGCGAGGGAAGCAGTATTGGCTGCAGGATTCAGCGAGCATTTTTTACACGCGTACCACCGGTATTTGGCAGACGGTATGGCTGGAGCCGGTAGCTCCTTCTTACATCGCAAAAGTGCGTATGACCCCGGATATTGATCGGAAACAGATTGAGATCAAAGCATTTATTGAGCGTTCTGAAACGAAGACACGGCAATACCTCAAGACTCGTATTGAATTCAAAGGCAAGCTGATCGCTGAGGATCAGTGCCTTGTCACTGCAGCCAGTGAAACCAGATCCATACAGCTTCATGACTTTAACGATCACGGACTTGGCGGATGGTGGACACCGGAGAACCCGAACTTGTACGACGTGACCTTCGAGCTGCTTCAGGATGGAAGCGTAGTTGATCAAGTGGAGAGCTATTTCGGTATGAGGAAGATTTCGATTGAGAACGGACAGCTGTGTCTGAACAACAGGCCGTATTTTCAAAGACTGGTTCTGGACCAAGGCTATTTTCCGGATGGAAATCTAACACCTCCTAGCGATGCAGCGATCAAACAGGATGTAGAGTTAACGAAAGCTATGGGCTTCAATGGCGCACGGAAGCATCAGAAGCTGGAAGATCCCAGATACTTATACTGGTGCGACAAGCTTGGACTTCTCGTGTATAGTGAAGCGGCGAATGCTTATGAATTCTCTGAGCAATATGTGGAGCGGTTTACGAAGGAGTGGCAGGAATCGATTGAACGAGACTATAATCACCCTTCAATCATCGGCTGGGTTCCTTTGAACGAGAGCTGGGGGGTCCCGAATATATGGGCCAATAAACAGCAGCAATATCATGCGCTGGCGATGTACTATTTGACGAAATCGCTGGATCCGACGAGGCCGGTCGTCTCGAATGACGGCTGGGAAATGACGAAGACGGATCTGTTTAATATCCATGACTATGAATGGCGTAAAGAGGTATTAGAGGAGCGTTACCGGACAATCGATCATGTGCTGGCTTCAAGACCTTCTAATAGGGAATTGGCAGTTACGGGATTTCCTTATGAAGGGCAGCCGGTTCTAGTCAGTGAATTTGGAGGCATTGCATATAAGAAGAGTGAGTGGGAGGGCTGGGGATACTCTGGTGCAGAGAATGATGAAGATTATGCGGCCCGCCTTCAGGCTGTCATTGATCCGCTGCATCGTTCAAGTGTAGTACAGGGCTTCTGTTATACACAGCTTACAGATGTGGAGCAAGAGATCAACGGACTACTCACTTATGATCGGGTGCCTAAGCTGCCGCTGGAGACGATTAAAGCAATCGTGCTGGGTAAAGCATAG
- a CDS encoding YcdB/YcdC domain-containing protein: MDYDHLRRLAEKYADPPTHYTLVMEDSIPKENAQYRVFVWENSDNVEETIEVDLDLHSKELLRLQKDRQAELSSFSSPSDRSVKDRAQEMLEQYLQEPDRYMFNEIKYIEDKVKVDYRLQIGGLPLPHTGCEFIFTRDLDLFRFRFEGNKSISAAIPHWPHEVIEPDMIRANLLSAFDMELRIQYFYSTIYDYQGSDSTFKLVYTAVPERQIICAVTGEDLFDKDHYRLPRSEPMVQAGDESFTELKLQCETVSDSIDSALKKWEERLGIDLSIFEREEMKDEEGEIRCLYALRNQNREMDQDAAQEPNPLQTEAYFKHRWGKIFDRMIYSCKLSIDKNTSRLLAFHAFEQEGETETLQEALGRSACREIAELFLADVFPEHGALLHREMDSDLENEEPSKKEFFFYPLFMSGIQVAYEQVMIVVNTRNGRISSYRGISPHLITELMSVEHQPKLTTEEAYQRYSQKLDVQLKWFLHTASTGEKEYKLVYEPVVKYKSEAEVLHTRTVYIDANSGEWIYRKE, translated from the coding sequence ATGGACTACGATCATCTGCGCAGGCTTGCTGAGAAGTATGCTGATCCACCGACGCATTACACTTTGGTCATGGAGGATAGTATACCGAAGGAGAATGCACAGTACCGGGTATTTGTGTGGGAGAATTCTGACAATGTAGAGGAAACCATTGAGGTTGATTTGGATCTCCACAGCAAGGAACTTTTAAGACTACAAAAAGATAGACAAGCAGAACTGTCTTCGTTCAGCTCACCTTCTGATAGAAGTGTAAAGGATAGGGCGCAGGAAATGTTGGAGCAGTACTTACAAGAACCGGATCGTTATATGTTTAACGAAATAAAATATATTGAGGATAAAGTGAAGGTGGATTATAGACTGCAGATCGGAGGCCTTCCACTCCCTCATACGGGCTGCGAGTTTATTTTTACCAGAGACTTGGACTTATTCAGATTTAGATTTGAAGGTAATAAGTCTATTTCCGCAGCAATCCCTCATTGGCCCCATGAGGTGATCGAACCCGACATGATTAGAGCGAATCTGTTGAGCGCATTTGACATGGAGCTAAGAATTCAATATTTTTATTCGACGATATATGATTACCAAGGCTCAGACTCCACATTTAAGCTTGTATACACCGCAGTTCCTGAACGACAAATCATCTGTGCAGTTACGGGTGAGGATCTATTCGATAAAGATCATTATAGATTGCCTAGAAGTGAGCCTATGGTACAAGCAGGTGATGAATCCTTCACTGAACTGAAACTTCAATGCGAGACTGTGTCTGATTCTATAGATTCCGCGCTTAAGAAGTGGGAGGAACGTTTAGGGATAGATTTGTCCATTTTTGAGCGGGAAGAAATGAAGGATGAAGAAGGAGAGATCCGCTGTTTATATGCATTAAGGAACCAGAATAGAGAAATGGATCAAGACGCTGCTCAAGAACCAAACCCGCTTCAGACAGAAGCTTACTTTAAACATAGATGGGGCAAAATATTCGACCGGATGATTTATTCTTGCAAGCTCTCCATTGATAAAAACACAAGCCGCCTTCTAGCATTTCATGCATTTGAACAGGAAGGGGAAACGGAGACATTGCAGGAGGCGCTTGGCAGGTCAGCTTGCAGGGAGATCGCCGAGCTTTTTCTTGCAGATGTTTTTCCAGAGCATGGGGCTTTATTGCATAGAGAAATGGATAGCGACCTGGAGAATGAGGAGCCGAGTAAAAAGGAATTCTTCTTCTACCCTTTATTTATGTCCGGTATTCAGGTAGCTTACGAGCAAGTTATGATCGTTGTAAATACAAGAAACGGACGAATTAGCAGCTACCGGGGGATAAGTCCACATTTGATAACAGAGTTAATGTCCGTGGAGCACCAACCGAAGCTTACGACAGAGGAAGCGTATCAAAGATATAGCCAGAAGTTGGATGTACAGCTGAAATGGTTCTTACATACCGCGTCTACGGGAGAGAAGGAATATAAGCTGGTATATGAACCTGTGGTGAAGTACAAGAGCGAGGCAGAGGTCCTTCATACACGTACTGTATATATAGATGCGAACTCAGGTGAATGGATTTATAGAAAAGAATAA
- a CDS encoding MFS transporter — protein MSLMLRNRGAILLLMLNIFIVFTGIGLVVPVMPTFMKELSMSGSIVGLLVAAFSMTQFLFSPLAGRMSDALGRKKIIIIGMVIFAISELMFGMSNTALLLFLARFLGGIGAALIMPAVMAYTADVTSGEERAKGMGYINAAITTGFIIGPGIGGFLAEYGVRVPFYAAAAAGVVAAVITLLVLPESKRSTESEEEVVKLPSQSLFTQLRYSYREPYFLALIIVFVASFGLANYETVFSLFVDEKFGFTTRDIAIIITFGSIAGAVVQVTIFSWILNKFGEKNVVAVCLFAAGLFIILTLFVHNYWLILVVTFIVFLSMDILRPTLSTQMSKMAMEQQGYIAGLNSAFTSMGNVLGPVIAGFLFDININFPYISASIILFLCFILALRARTDVRIRG, from the coding sequence ATGTCACTGATGTTAAGAAACAGGGGAGCGATTCTCCTGTTGATGCTAAATATATTTATCGTTTTCACAGGAATAGGACTCGTTGTTCCGGTCATGCCCACCTTCATGAAGGAGCTATCCATGAGCGGAAGCATTGTAGGGCTGCTTGTCGCAGCCTTTTCAATGACTCAGTTCTTGTTCTCGCCGCTTGCAGGGAGGATGTCGGATGCACTTGGCCGTAAAAAAATTATTATCATCGGGATGGTCATTTTCGCCATATCCGAGCTTATGTTTGGAATGTCGAATACAGCCTTGCTTCTCTTCCTTGCCAGATTCCTGGGAGGTATTGGGGCTGCGCTGATTATGCCTGCTGTCATGGCCTACACGGCGGATGTTACTTCTGGTGAAGAGCGGGCCAAGGGAATGGGATATATTAATGCGGCCATAACAACCGGATTTATTATCGGTCCAGGGATTGGTGGATTTCTGGCCGAATATGGCGTCCGGGTTCCTTTTTATGCAGCAGCCGCAGCAGGTGTGGTGGCAGCGGTAATTACGCTGCTGGTTCTGCCAGAATCCAAGCGCAGCACGGAGAGCGAGGAGGAAGTGGTGAAGCTCCCGAGTCAAAGCCTGTTCACTCAACTGCGCTATTCTTATCGTGAGCCCTACTTCCTGGCACTCATTATTGTGTTCGTTGCTTCGTTTGGACTTGCCAATTATGAAACGGTATTCAGCTTGTTCGTCGATGAGAAGTTTGGATTTACGACACGGGATATTGCCATTATTATTACATTTGGCTCAATAGCTGGTGCAGTGGTGCAGGTCACGATCTTTAGCTGGATTCTAAATAAATTCGGAGAGAAGAACGTGGTAGCCGTCTGTTTGTTTGCTGCCGGACTGTTCATTATCTTGACGCTGTTCGTGCACAACTACTGGCTCATCCTCGTCGTTACTTTTATCGTATTTTTATCCATGGATATATTGAGACCGACGCTGAGTACCCAGATGTCCAAGATGGCAATGGAGCAGCAGGGCTATATTGCTGGACTTAACTCGGCATTTACGAGTATGGGTAACGTACTCGGACCAGTGATCGCCGGATTCCTATTTGATATCAATATTAACTTTCCGTATATATCAGCAAGCATTATTTTATTCCTGTGCTTTATTCTCGCACTTCGGGCAAGAACCGATGTACGAATTAGAGGCTGA
- a CDS encoding MarR family winged helix-turn-helix transcriptional regulator, which produces MNDYIQVVTRMNQVLDEFNVLITKEVKDLDDYNLTSQQEVILIYISKHERITANEISQAFDITKSAVSQVLTKLEQEKMILKQVNPDNRRESFIVLDEQGQSFITKLAQIDQVMIDKYYSKIDLPKLIQMTETMEEINKIIKKSKLEM; this is translated from the coding sequence ATGAATGATTATATCCAGGTGGTTACACGGATGAATCAGGTGCTCGATGAGTTTAATGTACTGATTACTAAAGAAGTGAAGGATTTAGATGACTATAATCTGACTTCTCAGCAGGAGGTCATTCTCATCTATATATCCAAGCACGAGCGAATTACAGCGAACGAGATATCACAAGCTTTTGACATTACCAAAAGTGCTGTCAGTCAGGTCCTGACCAAGCTTGAGCAGGAAAAGATGATTCTGAAGCAGGTGAACCCGGATAACCGAAGAGAGTCCTTTATCGTGCTTGATGAGCAAGGTCAGTCGTTTATTACGAAGCTGGCACAAATTGATCAGGTGATGATTGACAAATATTATTCGAAGATCGACCTGCCTAAATTGATTCAAATGACAGAAACGATGGAAGAAATCAACAAGATTATTAAGAAGAGCAAACTAGAGATGTAA